A genomic window from Dermacentor silvarum isolate Dsil-2018 chromosome 9, BIME_Dsil_1.4, whole genome shotgun sequence includes:
- the LOC119464952 gene encoding LOW QUALITY PROTEIN: uncharacterized protein LOC119464952 (The sequence of the model RefSeq protein was modified relative to this genomic sequence to represent the inferred CDS: deleted 2 bases in 1 codon) — MECLKRFGDTRFLLHAEDHIVLRLESPWPRDVALPEGWSLGEDRTSLVTNQRSLVAAKSKLPRRVRISGAVFAACAPFQSSDRYASAASELLRDADEICVVHNRDKVYRLVRLFPNASVLALPHDLCMHVVEMDEPSRDISVPLVERCQLTQLLGSVESLKDLLILSPRTLMLIMKTCPRLSRIDTEGVLDAVFLWSTFLPAPTTYQRGEQFTHLQLFPVFATDGTLTRPMDAFHISLAARTFPRIEILKVYVNSLEALASISAFRHLRSLQMSLRGPLNLADLGSELQLLLRRWPRLEELALDCCVGLRLSTIASLCPNLRSLRLILCATSTQDAPVEAGAFPNLECVELCVPALAVAFGALLLAARDTLRTVRLHDDDICGVLKFARRHGGDVRFPRLEDLFLKTEWSVRALGIQPEDLHSVVRALPALRHLDTDSYDLRLFFENYYLPLGRVSVSWTECAYCAVEAVNVPKRADIDALVSHPVPHLR; from the exons ATGGAATGCCTGAAACGGTTCGGAGACACCCGCTTCCTTCTTCACGCTGAGGACCACATCGTGCTCAGGCTGGAGTCACCGTGGCCTCGCGACGTCGCCCTCCCAGAAGGATGGTCACTCGGGGAGGACCGCACCTCGCTGGTCACGAATCAGAGGTCTCTAGTGGCGGCGAAGAGCAAGTTGCCTAGAAGGGTGCGGATCTCGGGAGCCGTGTTCGCTGCGTGCGCGCCCTTCCAGTCTTCGGACCGCTACGCCAGCGCAGCGAGCGAGCTGCTCCGAGATGCCGATGAGATATGCGTTGTGCACAACAGGGACAAGGTGTACAGGCTCGTTCGCTTGTTCCCGAACGCCAGCGTGCTCGCCTTACCGCACGACCTGTGCATGCACGTCGTGGAAATGGACGAACCGTCCAGGGACATCTCCGTACCCCTGGTGGAGCGCTGCCAGTTGACACAGCTTCTCGGTAGCGTGGAGTCCTTAAAAGACCTCCTCATTTTGAGTCCACGGACTTTGATGCTGATCATGAAGACTTGCCCACGA TTGAGTCGCATTGATACTGAAGGGGTCCTGGACGCCGTTTTCTTGTGGTCGACTTTTTTGCCCGCTCCAACCACTTACCAGAGAGGAGAGCAGTTCACCCACCTGCAGTTGTTCCCTGTTTTCGCAACAGACGGCACACTCACCAGACCAATGGACGCATTTCACATCTCCCTCGCCGCCAGGACATTTCCGCGCATCGAGATATTGAAG GTGTACGTAAACTCCCTGGAAGCTCTGGCTAGCATCTCGGCTTTCCGTCACCTGCGCAGCCTTCAGATGTCTCTCAGAGGTCCGCTCAACTTGGCCGACTTGGGCTCGGAACTGCAGCTCCTGCTGAGACGCTGGCCGCGTCTTGAAGAACTTGCGCTCGATTGTTGCGTGGGTCTACGACTCTCGACGATCGCCAGCTTATGTCCGAACCTCAGGAGCCTACGTCTCATCCTCTGTGCCACTTCGACACAGGACGCCCCGGTCGAAGCGGGCGCGTTCCCGAATCTCGAGTGCGTCGagctgtgcgtgcccgctcttgCAGTCGCCTTCGGTGCGTTACTGCTGGCCGCACGCGACACGCTTCGCACCGTACGCCTGCACGATGACGACATCTGC GGAGTTCTTAAATTTGCTCGCCGGCACGGCGGAGACGTACGCTTCCCGCGGCTCGAGGACTTGTTCTTGAAAACGGAGTGGTCGGTGCGCGCGCTTGGGATACAGCCAGAGGACCTGCATTCCGTGGTGCGGGCTCTGCCGGCGCTTCGACACCTGGACACAGATAGCTACGACCTGAGGCTGTTCTTCGAGAACTACTATCTTCCGCTCGGTCGAGTCTCTGTGTCCTGGACAGAATGCGCCTACTGCGCCGTCGAAGCCGTGAACGTGCCGAAGCGCGCCGACATAGATGCTTTGGTGTCACACCCTGTTCCCCACTTGCGGTAA